A single region of the Anaerococcus urinomassiliensis genome encodes:
- a CDS encoding type II toxin-antitoxin system death-on-curing family toxin produces the protein MKRLTRKQILYLHTQQIEIFGGSKGIRDENMLDLSINSAYQTFDGINLYPDAISQSVHLGYSLVMNHPFIDGNKRIGTHAMLTNLYINGYSLTYTDQELIDVILKLSSSKLSEKELLEWVKNHINDTSA, from the coding sequence ATGAAAAGATTAACTAGAAAACAAATTTTATATTTGCACACGCAACAAATAGAAATATTTGGAGGTAGTAAGGGTATTAGGGATGAAAATATGTTAGATTTGTCCATAAATTCTGCCTATCAAACTTTTGATGGTATTAATCTTTATCCAGATGCCATAAGTCAGTCTGTTCATCTTGGATATTCCCTTGTGATGAATCATCCATTTATAGATGGTAATAAGAGAATTGGCACCCATGCTATGCTAACAAATTTATACATCAATGGTTATTCTCTAACTTACACAGATCAGGAACTTATAGATGTAATACTTAAACTTTCAAGTTCAAAGCTAAGTGAAAAAGAACTATTGGAATGGGTTAAAAATCATATAAATGATACAAGTGCATGA
- a CDS encoding type II toxin-antitoxin system Phd/YefM family antitoxin codes for MKIDTKTMVSITEANQNFSKVARLVDEKGSAVILKNNAPKYVITAYEESENIEDADDELVMDISKSLIEKNKEVYKKLSE; via the coding sequence ATGAAGATAGATACAAAAACAATGGTTTCAATAACCGAAGCTAATCAAAATTTTTCCAAAGTAGCAAGATTAGTTGATGAAAAAGGCTCTGCAGTTATTTTAAAAAATAATGCACCTAAATATGTAATAACAGCTTATGAAGAATCTGAAAATATTGAAGATGCCGATGATGAATTGGTTATGGATATTTCTAAGTCTTTAATCGAAAAAAATAAAGAAGTTTATAAGAAATTATCTGAATGA
- a CDS encoding flavodoxin, giving the protein MSPLVVYYSYSGTTRRLAEDIALITDGDLRELKPQKPYSFSYNTAVKEVREEIEKGYCPPLIQGAETIEDAEVVFIGSPNWLKTFAPPVLSFLRTVDLNGKTIIPFCTHGGGGFGRMIEDYKKECKNSIIKDGIALKGDYSFDELKTWLDSNL; this is encoded by the coding sequence ATGAGTCCTTTAGTTGTATATTATTCATATTCAGGAACAACAAGAAGATTAGCAGAAGATATTGCGTTGATTACTGATGGAGATTTGAGAGAGCTGAAGCCACAAAAGCCTTATTCATTCTCATATAATACAGCTGTAAAAGAAGTGAGAGAAGAAATTGAAAAAGGATATTGCCCACCTCTTATTCAAGGAGCGGAAACTATTGAAGATGCAGAGGTGGTTTTTATTGGTTCTCCTAATTGGCTTAAAACTTTTGCCCCACCCGTGCTATCGTTTTTAAGAACGGTTGATTTAAATGGAAAGACAATTATTCCGTTTTGCACGCATGGCGGAGGTGGTTTTGGGAGAATGATTGAAGATTACAAAAAGGAATGTAAGAATTCAATTATTAAAGATGGAATAGCATTAAAAGGAGATTACAGTTTTGATGAACTAAAAACATGGTTAGATAGTAATTTATGA
- a CDS encoding ABC transporter ATP-binding protein, with the protein MNHLEIREVSKAFGSRKIINNLRFEVAKGEVLAIVGESGSGKSTLLNMIGLLERVDSGEILLKGKALPDINSKEATLIRRDEINYIFQTNALISEKTVKDNLLIAMEFVNLKSADKLDQIKNILNTLGIEYLIDQKINTISGGEAQRVALARCILKPGDLILADEPTGSLDPARAGEVFRLLISLRDDFNKTIIIVTHDMDLARKCDRIIEIKK; encoded by the coding sequence ATGAATCATTTAGAGATAAGAGAAGTATCAAAAGCATTTGGTAGTAGAAAAATAATAAATAACCTTCGCTTTGAAGTAGCTAAAGGGGAGGTCCTAGCAATAGTAGGAGAAAGTGGATCGGGTAAGTCTACTCTACTTAATATGATAGGCTTGCTAGAAAGAGTTGATAGTGGGGAGATTTTACTTAAGGGAAAGGCTCTGCCTGATATAAATAGCAAAGAGGCTACTCTAATACGTCGAGATGAGATAAATTATATTTTCCAGACCAATGCTCTCATATCTGAGAAAACTGTCAAAGATAATTTGCTCATTGCTATGGAATTTGTAAATCTTAAAAGTGCAGATAAATTAGATCAAATAAAAAATATTTTAAATACTCTAGGTATCGAATATTTGATAGATCAAAAGATAAATACCATATCAGGTGGTGAGGCCCAAAGAGTGGCACTGGCCAGATGTATATTAAAGCCTGGAGATCTAATCCTAGCCGATGAACCTACAGGATCTCTAGACCCAGCCAGAGCTGGTGAAGTTTTTAGATTGTTAATAAGCTTACGAGATGACTTTAACAAGACAATAATAATTGTAACTCACGACATGGATTTGGCTAGAAAATGTGATAGGATAATTGAAATCAAAAAGTGA